A single genomic interval of Arachis duranensis cultivar V14167 chromosome 7, aradu.V14167.gnm2.J7QH, whole genome shotgun sequence harbors:
- the LOC107458647 gene encoding DEAD-box ATP-dependent RNA helicase 50, giving the protein MMIDCGCRRRLWEVCSLAPIASFLFSLPSHESLGLARGVAVAIASREGLLGTRPFDLSLSLSLSLCPSSVVSVAKVCSLSEAPSSRPFLHRRYFPFLPCHRSNYNSRRWWWWDLPSFSQRPPLISLWRTTPSITTTATASSSSQQQDIAADITIGIDSSSSSISPSFGRLKAQKVKALVHRSKQHRNRSTDRPRDSSPNPRSRGGWGDVIGSFHSLNSQELAPDTSFFSVKSFRELGCADYLIQSLQKLSFLRPSNAMAFAPVIAGKTCIIADQSGSGKTLAYLAPIIRRLRQEELEGQCGLQQRTQLETLQQGVDVLIATPGRFLFLLKEGILQLTNLRWMATKKGKEKATPNPQQEKEQKEH; this is encoded by the exons ATGATGATAGACTGTGGGTGCCGTCGCCGGTTGTGGGAGGTTTGCAGCTTGGCCCCCATCGCATCGTTCCTCTTCTCCTTGCCGTCGCACGAAAGTCTGGGTCTAGCTCGTGGCGTCGCTGTCGCCATTGCCAGTCGCGAAGGGTTGCTTGGTACTCGTCCCTtcgatctctctctctctctcagtcTCTCCCTCTGTCCGAGCTCGGTCGTCTCTGTCGCGAAGGTCTGCTCTCTGTCCGAGGCTCCGAGCTCACGTCCCTTCCTCCATCGTCGTTACTTCCCATTCCTTCCTTGCCACCG TTCCAATTACAACTCCAGACGATGGTGGTGGTGGGACTTGCCATCATTCTCTCAAAGGCCTCCATTGATTTCTCTTTGGCGCACTACTCCCTCCATCACCACCACCGCCAccgcctcctcctcctctcaGCAACAAGACATCg CGGCAGACATCACAATAGGCATTGATTCGTCCTCATCCTCAATAAGCCCAAGTTTCGGAAGACTGAAAGCTCAGAAAGTCAAAGCTCTCGTCCACAGGTCTAAGCAGCACAGAAACAGAAGCACTGATCGACCACGTGATTCATCGCCAAACCCTCGTTCCAGAGGAGGATGGGGGGACGTTATAGGATCCTTCCATTCTCTTAATTCTCAGGAGCTTGCTCCCGACACCAGCTTCTTCAGTGTCAAGTCCTTCAGGGAACTAGGCTGCGCTGACTACCTCATCCAATCACTCCAAAAGCTCTCTTTCCTGCGCCCTTCCAAT GCCATGGCATTTGCACCTGTTATTGCTGGAAAGACTTGTATTATAGCTGACCAAAGTGGTTCTGGAAAGACTTTAGCATATCTTGCACCAATAATTCGGCGTCTTAGGCAAGAAGAACTAGAAGGACAAT GTGGCTTGCAACAAAGAACTCAACTGGAAACTTTACAACAGGGTGTTGATGTATTAATAGCTACACCTGGCCGttttttgttccttttgaaGGAAGGCATCTTGCAGTTAACAAATCTAAGATG gatggccaccaagaaaggcaaggagaaagctaccccAAATCCACAACaagaaaaggaacaaaaagagcattag